In Lautropia mirabilis, one DNA window encodes the following:
- the pgm gene encoding phosphoglucomutase (alpha-D-glucose-1,6-bisphosphate-dependent) — translation MSHPRAGKPALPEDLIDVASLVTAYYTRKPDPAVVEQQVAFGTSGHRGTSFKTSFNEDHILATTQAICDYRQAQGFDGPLFIGRDTHGLSEPAWASALEVLVANGVDVCVDAADRYTPTPAVSHAILTANRGKIGGVNDLPAHKGLADGIVVTPSHNPPTDGGFKYNPPHGGPADTDATKWIAARANEYIKAGLKGVKRVPFERARKQARPYDYLGTYVNDLPNVLDLDAIRGAGVRIGADPLGGASVDYWGAIAERHKLNLTVVNPLVDPTWRFMTLDWDGKIRMDCSSPSAMASLVAQKDKYDIASGNDADADRHGIVTPDAGLMNPNHYLAVAIQYLFGARQQWPKGGFIGKTLVSSSMIDRVAQSLGRRLVEVPVGFKWFVPGLLDGSGPFGGEESAGASFLRHDATVWSTDKDGIILALLASEILARTGKSPSQHYAELTARFGNPAYARVDAPANREQKAKLSALAPENVKAATLAGEPIVAKLTEAPGNGAKIGGLKVVTENAWFAARPSGTEDVYKIYAESFKGPEHLAQVQAEAREVVSAALQG, via the coding sequence ATGTCGCATCCCCGCGCCGGCAAACCGGCTCTGCCCGAAGACCTGATCGACGTGGCCAGCCTGGTCACCGCCTACTACACCCGCAAGCCCGATCCTGCCGTGGTGGAACAGCAGGTGGCCTTCGGCACATCCGGCCACCGCGGCACCAGCTTCAAGACCTCCTTCAACGAGGATCACATCCTCGCCACCACGCAGGCCATCTGCGACTATCGCCAGGCCCAGGGCTTTGACGGCCCGCTCTTCATCGGCCGCGACACCCACGGCCTGTCGGAACCGGCCTGGGCCAGTGCCCTGGAAGTGCTGGTGGCCAATGGTGTGGACGTGTGTGTCGATGCCGCCGACCGCTACACCCCCACCCCGGCCGTCTCGCATGCCATTCTCACCGCCAACCGGGGCAAGATCGGTGGCGTGAACGATCTGCCGGCCCACAAGGGTCTGGCCGACGGCATCGTGGTCACCCCGTCGCACAACCCGCCCACCGACGGCGGCTTCAAGTACAACCCGCCGCATGGCGGCCCGGCCGACACCGATGCCACCAAGTGGATCGCCGCACGCGCCAACGAATACATCAAGGCCGGCCTGAAAGGCGTCAAGCGCGTGCCCTTCGAGCGCGCCCGCAAGCAGGCCCGCCCCTATGACTACCTGGGCACCTACGTGAACGACCTGCCCAACGTGCTGGACCTGGACGCCATCCGCGGCGCCGGCGTGCGCATCGGCGCCGATCCGCTGGGCGGTGCGTCGGTCGACTACTGGGGCGCCATCGCCGAACGCCACAAGCTGAACCTCACCGTCGTCAACCCGTTGGTGGACCCCACCTGGCGCTTCATGACGTTGGACTGGGACGGCAAGATCCGCATGGACTGCAGCTCGCCCAGCGCCATGGCCAGCCTGGTGGCGCAGAAGGACAAGTACGACATCGCCTCCGGCAATGACGCCGACGCCGACCGGCACGGCATCGTCACACCGGATGCCGGGCTCATGAACCCCAACCACTACCTGGCCGTAGCCATCCAGTACCTGTTTGGCGCCCGCCAGCAGTGGCCCAAGGGCGGCTTCATCGGCAAGACCCTGGTCAGCAGCTCGATGATCGACCGCGTGGCCCAGTCGCTGGGGCGCCGGCTGGTCGAGGTGCCCGTGGGCTTCAAGTGGTTCGTACCGGGTCTCCTGGACGGCAGTGGCCCCTTCGGCGGCGAAGAATCGGCCGGAGCCTCCTTCCTGCGCCACGACGCCACCGTCTGGAGCACCGACAAGGACGGCATCATCCTGGCGCTGCTGGCCTCCGAGATCCTGGCCCGTACCGGCAAGAGCCCCAGCCAGCACTATGCCGAACTCACCGCCCGCTTCGGCAACCCCGCCTATGCGCGCGTCGATGCCCCGGCCAACCGCGAGCAGAAGGCGAAGCTGTCCGCCCTGGCGCCCGAGAACGTCAAGGCTGCCACGCTGGCCGGTGAGCCCATCGTGGCCAAGCTCACCGAAGCCCCGGGCAACGGTGCGAAGATCGGCGGCCTGAAAGTGGTCACCGAGAACGCCTGGTTCGCCGCACGGCCCTCGGGTACCGAGGACGTCTACAAGATCTACGCCGAGTCCTTCAAGGGTCCCGAGCACCTGGCACAGGTGCAGGCCGAAGCCCGCGAAGTCGTGTCTGCCGCCCTGCAGGGCTGA